The Ursus arctos isolate Adak ecotype North America unplaced genomic scaffold, UrsArc2.0 scaffold_28, whole genome shotgun sequence genome has a window encoding:
- the IDH3A gene encoding isocitrate dehydrogenase [NAD] subunit alpha, mitochondrial isoform X2, with amino-acid sequence MAGPAWISKVSRLLGAFHNQKQVTRGFAGGVQTVTLIPGDGIGPEISAAVMKIFDAAKAPIQWEERNVTAIQGPGGKWMIPPEAKESMDKNKMGLKGPLKTPIAAGHPSMNLLLRKTFDLYANVRPCVSIEGYKTPYTDVNIVTIRENTEGEYSGIEHVIVDGVVQSIKLITEEASRRIAEFAFEYARSNHRSNVTAVHKANIMRMSDGLFLQKCREVAENCKDIKFNEMYLDTVCLNMVQDPSQFDVLVMPNLYGDILSDLCAGLIGGLGVTPSGNIGANGVAIFESVHGTAPDIAGKDMANPTALLLSAVMMLRHMGLFDHAARVEAACFATIKDGKSLTKDLGGNAKCSDFTEEICRRVRDLD; translated from the exons ATGGCAGGGCCCGCGTGGATCTCCAAG GTCTCTCGGCTGCTGGGGGCATTCCACAACCAAAAACAGGTGACCAGAGGTTTTGCTGGTGGT GTTCAGACAGTCACTCTGATTCCAGGAGACGGCATTGGCCCCGAGATCTCCGCCGCAGTGATGAAGATTTTTGATGCCGCCAAA GCGCCCATTCAGTGGGAGGAACGGAATGTCACCGCCATTCAAGGACCTGGAGGAAAGTGGATGATCCCTCCCGAAGCCAAAGAGTCCATGGACAAGAACAAGATGGGCTTGAAAG GCCCTTTAAAGACCCCAATAGCAGCTGGCCACCCGTCTATGAATCTACTGCTGCGTAAAACGTTTGACCTTTATGCCAATGTCCGGCCGTGTGTCTCGATCGAGGGCTATAAAACCCCTTACACGGACGTGAACATCGTCACCATCCGGGAGAACACAGAAGGAGAATACAGCGGCATTGAGCACGTG ATCGTCGACGGGGTCGTGCAGAGCATCAAGCTCATCACCGAGGAGGCGAGCAGACGCATCGCGGAGTTCGCCTTCGAGTACGCCCGCAGCAACCACCGGAGCAACGTCACGGCCGTGCACAAAGCCAACATCAT GCGAATGTCAGATGGGCTTTTTCTGCAAAAATGCAGGGAAGTTGCTGAAAACTGTAAAGATATTAAATTTAATGAGATGTACCTTGATACAGTATGTCTGAAC ATGGTCCAGGACCCGTCCCAGTTCGATGTTCTTGTTATGCCAAATTTGTATGGAGACATCCTTAG TGACCTGTGCGCGGGACTGATTGGAGGTCTTGGTGTGACACCAAGTGGCAACATTGGAGCCAACGGGGTCGCGATCTTCGAGTCG GTTCACGGCACCGCCCCGGACATCGCGGGCAAGGACATGGCCAACCCCACGGCCCTGCTGCTCAGCGCCGTGATGATGCTACGCCACATGGGGCTTTTTGACCACGCCGCGAGGGTCGAGGCCGCGTGCTTTGCTACGATTAAGGATGGAAAG agCTTAACAAAAGATTTAGGAGGCAACGCAAAGTGCTCCGACTTCACGGAGGAGATCTGCCGTCGGGTACGAGATTTGGATTGA
- the IDH3A gene encoding isocitrate dehydrogenase [NAD] subunit alpha, mitochondrial isoform X1, whose amino-acid sequence MAGPAWISKVSRLLGAFHNQKQVTRGFAGGVQTVTLIPGDGIGPEISAAVMKIFDAAKAPIQWEERNVTAIQGPGGKWMIPPEAKESMDKNKMGLKGPLKTPIAAGHPSMNLLLRKTFDLYANVRPCVSIEGYKTPYTDVNIVTIRENTEGEYSGIEHVIVDGVVQSIKLITEEASRRIAEFAFEYARSNHRSNVTAVHKANIMRMSDGLFLQKCREVAENCKDIKFNEMYLDTVCLNMVQDPSQFDVLVMPNLYGDILSDLCAGLIGGLGVTPSGNIGANGVAIFESVHGTAPDIAGKDMANPTALLLSAVMMLRHMGLFDHAARVEAACFATIKDGKVSVVFLHILCPGEGKRRWLPEHTCVRSMERGAAARGPEPVRPRCPVVSACMGQVPAAPPSKPVSCT is encoded by the exons ATGGCAGGGCCCGCGTGGATCTCCAAG GTCTCTCGGCTGCTGGGGGCATTCCACAACCAAAAACAGGTGACCAGAGGTTTTGCTGGTGGT GTTCAGACAGTCACTCTGATTCCAGGAGACGGCATTGGCCCCGAGATCTCCGCCGCAGTGATGAAGATTTTTGATGCCGCCAAA GCGCCCATTCAGTGGGAGGAACGGAATGTCACCGCCATTCAAGGACCTGGAGGAAAGTGGATGATCCCTCCCGAAGCCAAAGAGTCCATGGACAAGAACAAGATGGGCTTGAAAG GCCCTTTAAAGACCCCAATAGCAGCTGGCCACCCGTCTATGAATCTACTGCTGCGTAAAACGTTTGACCTTTATGCCAATGTCCGGCCGTGTGTCTCGATCGAGGGCTATAAAACCCCTTACACGGACGTGAACATCGTCACCATCCGGGAGAACACAGAAGGAGAATACAGCGGCATTGAGCACGTG ATCGTCGACGGGGTCGTGCAGAGCATCAAGCTCATCACCGAGGAGGCGAGCAGACGCATCGCGGAGTTCGCCTTCGAGTACGCCCGCAGCAACCACCGGAGCAACGTCACGGCCGTGCACAAAGCCAACATCAT GCGAATGTCAGATGGGCTTTTTCTGCAAAAATGCAGGGAAGTTGCTGAAAACTGTAAAGATATTAAATTTAATGAGATGTACCTTGATACAGTATGTCTGAAC ATGGTCCAGGACCCGTCCCAGTTCGATGTTCTTGTTATGCCAAATTTGTATGGAGACATCCTTAG TGACCTGTGCGCGGGACTGATTGGAGGTCTTGGTGTGACACCAAGTGGCAACATTGGAGCCAACGGGGTCGCGATCTTCGAGTCG GTTCACGGCACCGCCCCGGACATCGCGGGCAAGGACATGGCCAACCCCACGGCCCTGCTGCTCAGCGCCGTGATGATGCTACGCCACATGGGGCTTTTTGACCACGCCGCGAGGGTCGAGGCCGCGTGCTTTGCTACGATTAAGGATGGAAAGGTATCGGTCGTCTTCTTGCACATACTGTGTCCGGGTGAAGGCAAGAGGCGTTGGCTTCCCGAGCACACGTGCGTGCGTTCTATGGAGAGAGGAGCCGCGGCTCGGGGGCCAGAGCCAGTGAGGCCTCGATGTCCTGTTGTCAGCGCATGTATGGGCCAggtccctgctgctcccccgagCAAACCCGTGTCGTGCACCTGA